One genomic window of Paenarthrobacter ureafaciens includes the following:
- a CDS encoding 3-oxoacyl-ACP reductase: MTDKYTQLVNSGIGRDVAKRLGLPQPAILRRYHPGDPLITGPVLVNGDSVGADDLATTLLGWGLDVRRNALPKEKLGAIIVVLDAVQHPEDLGKPVLSVGTSLRDLAPNGRVITVSRTPRTAPTPASSAARQGIDGFLRSLAKELRNGATANGILLGEELATTSPSALGAVRFFLSGRSAYVDGQFLTVSSPAGKLPSSMDKPLAGKVAVVTGAARGIGAAIAATLHRDGATVVAVDIPVAGDHLAAVANGIHGTALQLDISRSDAGQRIIEHAVERHGKLDIVVHNAGITRDRLLANMDPGRWQSVINVNIAAQLKINEALLASDHFKDSPRIISVSSTSGIAGNRGQTNYGASKGGVIGMVRATAPLMEPFGGTINAVAPGFIETEMTARMPMAVREAARRLNSLKQGGKPQDVAEAIAFLASDSAGGVSGEVLRVCGQQLVGA, encoded by the coding sequence GTGACGGACAAATACACTCAGCTCGTCAACAGCGGCATCGGCCGGGATGTCGCCAAGCGGCTCGGCCTGCCCCAGCCGGCCATCCTGCGCCGGTACCACCCTGGAGATCCGCTCATCACCGGACCCGTGCTGGTCAACGGCGACAGTGTAGGCGCCGACGACCTCGCCACCACGCTCCTGGGGTGGGGGCTGGATGTGCGGCGAAACGCGCTTCCCAAGGAAAAGCTGGGAGCCATCATCGTCGTCCTTGATGCAGTGCAACACCCCGAGGACCTGGGCAAGCCGGTGCTGAGCGTCGGAACGTCGTTGCGGGACCTGGCTCCGAACGGCCGCGTCATCACTGTCTCCCGGACTCCGCGGACGGCGCCCACGCCGGCCTCTTCCGCCGCCCGCCAGGGAATCGATGGCTTCCTACGCTCCCTGGCAAAGGAACTGCGGAACGGCGCCACGGCCAACGGCATTCTGCTGGGCGAAGAGCTGGCTACCACCAGCCCGTCAGCGTTGGGCGCCGTACGGTTCTTTCTCTCCGGACGTTCCGCCTACGTCGACGGGCAGTTCCTCACGGTTTCTTCGCCGGCCGGAAAGCTGCCAAGCAGCATGGATAAGCCGCTGGCGGGCAAGGTCGCGGTGGTTACAGGCGCGGCACGGGGGATCGGGGCGGCCATCGCTGCAACGCTGCACCGTGACGGCGCCACGGTAGTCGCTGTGGACATCCCCGTCGCGGGCGACCACTTGGCGGCTGTGGCCAACGGAATCCACGGCACTGCCCTGCAGCTGGACATCAGCCGAAGCGATGCCGGCCAACGCATCATCGAGCACGCCGTCGAACGCCACGGGAAGCTGGACATCGTGGTGCACAACGCGGGCATCACCCGCGACCGGCTGCTGGCGAACATGGACCCGGGGCGTTGGCAATCGGTCATCAACGTGAACATCGCCGCACAGTTGAAGATCAACGAGGCACTGCTTGCCTCCGACCACTTCAAGGACTCACCCCGCATCATCTCCGTTTCTTCGACCAGCGGCATCGCCGGCAACAGGGGCCAGACCAACTACGGCGCCTCCAAGGGCGGCGTCATCGGTATGGTCAGGGCCACAGCGCCCTTGATGGAACCTTTCGGTGGCACCATCAATGCCGTGGCTCCCGGATTCATCGAAACCGAGATGACTGCACGGATGCCGATGGCAGTACGCGAAGCCGCCCGCCGGCTGAACTCCCTGAAGCAGGGCGGCAAACCGCAGGATGTTGCCGAAGCCATAGCATTCCTCGCCAGCGATTCAGCCGGCGGTGTCTCCGGGGAAGTACTGCGCGTCTGCGGGCAGCAGCTGGTGGGCGCATGA
- a CDS encoding NAD-dependent epimerase/dehydratase family protein gives MNALLGATALVTGGAGTIGSTLVDQLLDAGAAHVDVLDNLVRGRRANLDDALASGRVRLVEGDLRDRDLVHDLTKDKDVVFHQAAIRITQCAEEPRLALEVLVDGSFNVFEAAAEHNVGKLIAASSASVYGMAEEFPTPERHHHHNNDTFYGAAKSFNEGMARSFRAMSGLDYVLLRYFNVYGPRMDVHGLYTEVLVRWMERIVDGMPPLIFGSGQQTMDFIHTADVARANVLAAASDVTEGVYNVASGTETSLAELARTLLRVMESPLHVEHGPDRAVNGVVRRLADVTTARRDLGFEAAVGLEDGLRSLVQWWRPLREEIAAARHVARPDAAQAVAP, from the coding sequence ATGAATGCCCTGCTCGGCGCTACGGCGCTGGTGACCGGGGGAGCCGGGACCATCGGCTCCACCTTGGTGGACCAGTTGCTCGACGCCGGTGCGGCGCACGTGGACGTCCTCGACAACCTGGTTCGCGGGCGCCGGGCAAACCTTGACGACGCACTCGCCTCGGGCCGGGTCAGGCTGGTCGAGGGGGACTTGCGTGACCGGGATTTGGTGCATGATCTGACCAAGGATAAGGACGTGGTCTTCCATCAGGCCGCCATCCGCATCACCCAGTGCGCAGAGGAACCCCGGCTTGCGCTCGAAGTCCTGGTGGACGGCAGCTTCAACGTCTTCGAAGCCGCTGCCGAGCACAACGTGGGAAAGCTCATCGCCGCCTCAAGCGCTTCCGTGTACGGGATGGCCGAGGAATTCCCCACCCCCGAAAGGCACCACCACCACAACAACGACACCTTTTACGGAGCGGCGAAGTCCTTCAACGAAGGGATGGCACGCAGCTTCCGGGCGATGTCCGGCCTGGATTACGTGTTGTTGCGCTACTTCAACGTCTACGGGCCCAGGATGGACGTCCACGGCCTGTACACCGAGGTGCTGGTCCGTTGGATGGAACGGATTGTGGACGGTATGCCGCCGCTCATCTTCGGCAGCGGTCAACAGACCATGGACTTCATCCACACGGCAGACGTAGCGCGGGCAAACGTCCTGGCAGCGGCGAGTGACGTCACCGAAGGGGTCTACAACGTGGCCAGCGGGACGGAGACGAGCCTGGCCGAACTGGCCCGGACGTTGCTGCGGGTCATGGAGTCGCCCCTTCATGTGGAGCACGGCCCCGATCGGGCGGTCAACGGCGTGGTCCGCCGGTTGGCAGATGTCACGACGGCGCGCCGGGACCTTGGTTTCGAGGCCGCGGTCGGGTTGGAGGACGGGCTGCGGTCCCTGGTCCAATGGTGGCGGCCCCTGCGCGAAGAGATCGCCGCGGCCCGGCACGTTGCTCGCCCCGACGCCGCACAGGCGGTGGCCCCATGA
- a CDS encoding MaoC family dehydratase, translating into MIQTQPIILGDLPSLSKLYVNAAATAARRRVLGSMPEGKLPEVSHEVRAVVPDVANLTAYQHLIGETASDVLPAGFVHALAFPVAMSVMNREDFPLPLLGMIHVRNRIEQLSPIHFQDALDIRAWTENLSGHRVGTQVDVVAEVRSSGSGSLLWRGVSTYLSKGVFLPGIDKPGSPNGAAKPDFSPPFPTALWQLGVDTGRNYAAVSGDFNPIHLSTLSAKALGLRGSIAHGMYLASRALADVGSVKAEAFVWEVAFEAPVFLPGRVALDISTVQTETGAWQRSDYVAWNPRSGRRHFTGSVAALN; encoded by the coding sequence ATGATCCAGACGCAGCCCATCATCCTTGGCGATCTTCCGTCGCTGTCCAAGTTGTATGTCAACGCCGCTGCGACAGCAGCCCGCCGGCGCGTCCTGGGATCAATGCCCGAAGGGAAGCTCCCTGAAGTCAGCCACGAAGTGCGGGCAGTCGTGCCCGACGTCGCAAACCTCACGGCGTACCAGCACCTGATAGGGGAGACGGCCAGCGACGTCCTCCCCGCCGGGTTTGTCCATGCCCTGGCGTTCCCGGTGGCCATGAGCGTGATGAACCGGGAAGATTTTCCCCTTCCGCTGCTGGGCATGATCCATGTGCGGAACCGGATCGAGCAGTTGAGCCCCATCCATTTCCAGGACGCACTGGACATCCGCGCCTGGACGGAAAACCTGTCCGGTCACCGGGTGGGGACGCAGGTGGACGTCGTTGCCGAAGTCCGCTCCAGCGGGTCGGGCTCCTTGCTGTGGCGGGGCGTTTCCACCTACCTGTCCAAGGGAGTCTTCCTGCCGGGAATCGACAAGCCGGGCAGTCCCAACGGCGCTGCCAAGCCGGATTTCTCTCCGCCGTTCCCCACCGCGCTGTGGCAGCTCGGCGTGGACACCGGCCGCAATTACGCAGCCGTTTCCGGCGATTTCAACCCGATTCATCTCAGCACACTGTCAGCCAAAGCCCTGGGCCTTCGCGGTTCGATTGCCCATGGCATGTATCTGGCATCGCGTGCGTTGGCAGACGTGGGTTCCGTGAAAGCAGAGGCGTTTGTGTGGGAGGTGGCCTTCGAGGCACCCGTCTTCCTGCCCGGCCGCGTGGCGCTGGACATCTCCACTGTGCAGACCGAAACAGGGGCGTGGCAGCGTTCGGACTATGTGGCGTGGAATCCGCGCAGCGGGCGCCGGCACTTTACCGGTTCCGTGGCTGCCCTCAACTGA
- a CDS encoding acyl-CoA dehydrogenase family protein has translation MAPEDILPEELLELLRSRAAGYDQENRFFHEDLQDLADAGYLKVFVPEADGGRGLGLEAVAELQRRLATAAPATALAVNMHLVWTGVAHAMSARGDDSLDFVLKDAGQGEIFAFGISEAGNDSMLFDSGTVARPLPDGSYSFTGRKIFTSLSRGWTRLGTFGKDADARNGEGELVFGFLRRDEPGHETLDDWNTLGMRASASNTTLLTDAVIPAERIFRKLPVGPNKDLLIFAIFACFETLLAAVYTGLAERAFALAVDNVKRRVSAKYGGRSFAQDPDIRWKIADAAMAMDGMLPQLSAITRDVDRMVDHGPQWFPKLVGLKSRATENARYVVDLAIRVSGGSSYFRGSELERLYRDVLAGIFHPSNDESAHNTVASAWLGPLEA, from the coding sequence ATGGCACCGGAAGACATCCTTCCTGAGGAACTGCTGGAGCTGCTGAGGAGCCGCGCGGCCGGCTACGACCAGGAGAACCGATTCTTCCACGAAGACCTCCAGGACCTCGCCGACGCCGGCTACCTGAAAGTCTTTGTTCCCGAGGCCGACGGCGGCAGGGGACTGGGCCTCGAAGCGGTGGCGGAGCTTCAGCGCCGGCTCGCAACGGCGGCCCCGGCCACGGCGCTGGCGGTGAACATGCACCTGGTGTGGACCGGCGTCGCGCATGCCATGTCCGCACGCGGCGACGATTCGCTGGACTTCGTCCTGAAGGACGCCGGGCAGGGCGAGATCTTTGCCTTCGGGATTTCGGAGGCCGGCAACGACTCCATGCTGTTCGACTCCGGTACCGTGGCGAGGCCGTTGCCTGATGGCAGCTACAGCTTCACCGGGCGGAAGATTTTCACCAGCCTGTCACGCGGCTGGACCCGGCTGGGGACGTTCGGCAAAGATGCGGACGCACGCAACGGGGAGGGCGAGCTGGTCTTCGGTTTCCTCCGCCGCGACGAGCCCGGGCATGAAACCTTGGACGACTGGAACACCCTGGGCATGCGTGCCAGCGCGTCCAACACGACGTTGCTCACCGACGCGGTGATCCCGGCAGAGAGGATCTTCCGCAAGCTTCCCGTCGGGCCGAATAAAGACCTGCTGATCTTCGCCATCTTTGCGTGCTTCGAAACGCTGCTGGCTGCCGTCTACACCGGACTGGCCGAGCGCGCCTTCGCCCTGGCCGTTGATAACGTGAAGCGCCGTGTCTCGGCGAAGTACGGTGGACGCAGCTTCGCCCAGGACCCGGATATCCGGTGGAAGATTGCCGACGCTGCCATGGCGATGGACGGGATGCTGCCCCAGTTGTCCGCCATCACGCGGGACGTGGACCGGATGGTGGACCACGGTCCGCAATGGTTTCCCAAGCTTGTTGGCCTGAAGTCCCGGGCCACGGAAAACGCCCGCTACGTGGTGGACCTGGCCATCAGGGTCTCGGGTGGTTCAAGCTACTTCCGCGGCTCCGAACTTGAACGGCTTTACCGCGACGTCCTGGCCGGGATCTTCCACCCGTCCAATGACGAGTCGGCGCATAACACGGTGGCCAGCGCGTGGCTGGGCCCCTTGGAGGCCTGA
- a CDS encoding Gfo/Idh/MocA family protein: MSMRTIPSGHLNGRALLPKLRIAVVGAGYWGPNLARNLKASPDWELVAICDLDVDRGLRLAETVGGVAVVESLDELLDTYNLDAVAVATPAHTHHGVVMTALRAGKHVLVEKPLADSRSKGLEMVEEARSRGLVLMADHTYCFTPAVLKIQELVSSGALGDILYVDSVRINLGLVQPDVNVFWDLAPHDLSILDFVLPGGLHPTEISAHGADPLGTGRDCVGHLTFGLPNDAMVHIHVNWLSPTKIRQMIIGGSKRTLVWDDLNPQQRISVYDRGVSLEHQPRSTADKKASAISYRLGDTWSPALQEREPLTQVVAELAASIRNRTTPRTSGESGLRVLSVLEAVTRSLGTDGQSAVVAGNDASLQVSQ, encoded by the coding sequence ATGAGCATGAGAACCATTCCCTCAGGCCACCTGAACGGCCGCGCCCTGCTGCCCAAGCTGCGGATCGCCGTCGTCGGAGCGGGCTACTGGGGACCCAATCTGGCCCGGAACCTCAAAGCCAGCCCGGACTGGGAACTCGTGGCGATCTGCGACCTGGACGTCGACCGGGGCCTGCGGCTGGCCGAGACGGTAGGCGGCGTGGCCGTCGTCGAATCCTTGGACGAACTGCTGGACACTTACAACCTCGACGCCGTTGCCGTGGCGACACCGGCGCACACCCATCACGGCGTAGTGATGACGGCGCTGCGTGCGGGAAAGCATGTCCTGGTGGAGAAGCCGCTCGCTGACAGCCGCAGCAAGGGCCTGGAAATGGTGGAAGAAGCCAGGTCCCGCGGGCTGGTGCTCATGGCGGACCACACGTATTGCTTCACCCCGGCGGTCCTGAAGATCCAGGAGCTCGTCTCCAGCGGGGCCTTGGGGGACATCCTCTACGTGGACTCCGTACGGATCAATTTGGGCCTGGTGCAACCTGATGTGAACGTTTTTTGGGACCTGGCCCCGCATGATCTCTCCATCCTGGACTTTGTCCTGCCCGGCGGACTGCACCCCACGGAAATATCGGCCCACGGCGCAGACCCCCTCGGAACCGGCAGGGACTGCGTGGGACACCTGACCTTCGGCCTACCCAACGATGCGATGGTGCACATCCACGTGAACTGGCTCAGCCCCACCAAGATCCGCCAGATGATCATCGGCGGCTCCAAGCGGACACTGGTATGGGACGACTTGAACCCGCAGCAGCGGATCAGCGTTTACGATCGCGGGGTCAGCCTGGAACACCAGCCCCGCTCCACCGCGGACAAGAAGGCGAGCGCCATCTCCTACCGGCTGGGAGACACCTGGTCCCCGGCGCTGCAGGAACGTGAACCGCTCACCCAAGTGGTCGCTGAACTTGCCGCGTCCATCCGCAACCGGACAACACCACGCACCAGCGGCGAATCGGGGCTCAGGGTGCTGTCCGTGCTCGAAGCGGTAACCCGCAGCCTCGGCACCGACGGTCAGTCCGCCGTCGTGGCAGGTAACGACGCTTCCTTGCAGGTTTCCCAATGA
- a CDS encoding sugar transferase, with protein MVRVPVLRQSKGALRRTVDAHHGGRAFAEQSVADHVNPPASPWIGGSVAAQRTEKAGLAAPRSDVTPDLVPPVTHRMTIGEAPPRDRGSWTRMLVNTLRFADSTLVSAAVFAGYLINTDRLALTAAGQGSTRQTVLALVIALAWIGALEAYRTRDPKVLGIGAEEYKRVISASLRVFGFLAVAALVLRIESASTFVLVSLPLGVTMLSLSRWAFRRWLGRQKARGLCLSRAVVVGEPEDVRYVIKQINRRSCAPYDIVGACLPGARRGASLVVDAVRVPVLSSIYGVAHTVHQTGANAVIVAGPVPGGNQFIRELGWRLEEDAAELVLAATLTNVAGPRIHWRPVEGLPLMHVDIPHYSGGKHTLKRLMDICIATMALLALAPLLLVLAMIVKADSAGPVLFRQERIGKRGTTFKMLKFRSMVVNAEERLAELTAQDEGAGVLFKLRNDPRITKCGRWMRKYSLDELPQFWNVLTGSMSLVGPRPPLLREVDGYEQHTHRRLLIKPGITGLWQINGRSDLPWEEAVRLDLYYVENWSIAGDLIIMWRTFRAMMQPSGAY; from the coding sequence ATGGTACGAGTTCCAGTCTTGCGTCAAAGCAAGGGAGCACTACGCCGCACCGTGGATGCCCACCACGGTGGAAGAGCTTTCGCCGAACAGTCTGTTGCCGACCACGTCAATCCGCCGGCGTCTCCCTGGATTGGCGGGTCCGTTGCTGCACAGCGGACCGAAAAGGCGGGGCTGGCGGCGCCGAGGTCGGATGTCACCCCTGACCTCGTCCCGCCAGTCACCCACCGGATGACCATAGGCGAAGCTCCACCCCGTGACCGTGGTTCGTGGACCCGGATGCTGGTCAACACCCTTCGTTTCGCCGACAGCACGCTGGTATCCGCAGCGGTCTTTGCCGGTTACCTCATCAACACCGACCGACTCGCTCTCACCGCTGCAGGCCAGGGAAGCACCCGTCAAACTGTCCTGGCCCTGGTGATTGCCTTGGCGTGGATAGGGGCCCTTGAGGCCTACCGCACCCGGGACCCCAAGGTGCTGGGGATCGGCGCCGAAGAGTACAAACGCGTCATCTCCGCGAGCCTCAGGGTCTTCGGTTTCCTGGCCGTGGCGGCACTGGTGCTCAGAATCGAATCCGCGAGCACGTTCGTTCTCGTTTCCCTGCCCCTGGGCGTCACCATGCTGTCGTTGAGCCGGTGGGCGTTCCGGCGCTGGCTGGGACGCCAAAAGGCGAGGGGCCTTTGCCTGTCCCGCGCCGTCGTCGTCGGCGAACCGGAGGACGTGCGGTATGTCATCAAGCAGATCAACCGAAGGTCCTGTGCGCCCTATGACATAGTTGGCGCGTGCCTTCCGGGAGCGCGTCGCGGGGCATCGCTGGTAGTGGACGCAGTGCGGGTGCCGGTCCTTTCCTCCATCTATGGCGTCGCGCACACCGTCCACCAGACCGGGGCAAATGCGGTCATCGTGGCAGGACCGGTGCCGGGCGGGAACCAGTTCATCCGGGAACTCGGCTGGCGGCTCGAAGAAGATGCCGCCGAACTGGTCCTCGCGGCCACCCTGACCAACGTGGCCGGCCCAAGGATCCACTGGCGCCCGGTGGAAGGCCTACCGCTGATGCACGTGGATATCCCGCACTATTCGGGGGGCAAGCACACCCTGAAGCGGCTCATGGATATTTGCATCGCCACGATGGCGCTCCTGGCGCTGGCACCGTTGCTTCTGGTCCTGGCGATGATCGTGAAAGCGGACAGCGCCGGCCCCGTGCTGTTCCGGCAGGAGCGGATCGGCAAGCGCGGCACAACCTTCAAGATGCTCAAGTTCCGTTCCATGGTGGTCAATGCCGAGGAACGGCTGGCTGAGCTCACCGCGCAGGACGAAGGGGCCGGGGTGCTGTTCAAACTCCGGAACGACCCCCGCATCACCAAGTGCGGGCGGTGGATGCGCAAGTACTCCCTGGATGAATTGCCGCAGTTCTGGAACGTCCTCACCGGTTCCATGAGCCTCGTAGGCCCGCGCCCGCCCCTGCTCCGCGAAGTGGACGGCTACGAACAACACACCCACCGCAGGCTGCTGATCAAGCCCGGCATCACAGGCTTATGGCAAATCAACGGCCGGTCCGACCTCCCCTGGGAAGAGGCGGTCCGTCTGGACCTCTACTACGTGGAGAACTGGTCCATCGCGGGCGACCTGATCATCATGTGGCGGACCTTCCGGGCGATGATGCAACCGTCCGGGGCCTACTGA
- a CDS encoding M20/M25/M40 family metallo-hydrolase, giving the protein MSVIRPEDEVVRICQELIRIDSSNFGDGSGPGERAAAEYTAALISDVGLDVEIFESAPGRANVVTRMAGEDPSADALVVHGHLDVVPAMKEQWTVDPFSGELKDGLIWGRGAVDMKDMDAMILSVLRDFARTGRKPKRDIIFAFFADEEAGGTYGARYAVEHRRELFDGATEAISEVGGFSATIGGQRTYLLQTAEKGLSWLRLVAHGRAGHGSQINTDNAVTRLAAAVTRIGEYQWPIELTPTTKQFLDGVTELTGVEFDPDNPDILLKELGTVARFVGATLQNTSNPTLLRSGYKHNVIPESAEAFIDCRTLPGQQEKVFDIIRELAGDGIEISYDNKDISLEVPFAGNLVDSMIDALHSEDPGAKVLPYTLSGGTDNKSLSKIGITGYGFAPLMLPDELDFTGMFHGVDERVPADSLKFGARVLNRLLTNY; this is encoded by the coding sequence ATGTCTGTCATCCGCCCCGAAGACGAAGTTGTCCGGATTTGCCAGGAGCTCATTCGCATCGATTCGTCCAACTTCGGAGATGGCAGTGGTCCGGGTGAGCGGGCCGCCGCCGAATACACGGCAGCGCTCATCAGCGACGTCGGACTGGATGTTGAAATCTTCGAGTCCGCTCCGGGCCGCGCCAACGTAGTGACCCGCATGGCCGGCGAAGATCCCTCAGCTGACGCGTTGGTCGTCCACGGTCACCTGGACGTGGTGCCGGCCATGAAAGAGCAGTGGACCGTGGATCCATTCAGCGGCGAGCTGAAGGACGGCCTCATCTGGGGCCGCGGCGCGGTGGACATGAAGGATATGGATGCCATGATCCTTTCGGTCCTGCGTGATTTCGCCCGAACCGGCCGCAAACCGAAGCGTGACATCATCTTCGCCTTCTTCGCCGACGAGGAGGCCGGCGGCACCTACGGCGCGCGCTACGCCGTCGAACATCGTCGCGAACTCTTCGACGGCGCCACCGAAGCCATTTCCGAAGTCGGCGGATTCTCCGCCACCATTGGCGGGCAGCGCACCTATCTCCTGCAGACCGCGGAAAAGGGACTGTCCTGGTTGCGCCTTGTGGCCCATGGCCGGGCAGGCCACGGCTCGCAGATCAACACCGACAACGCTGTCACCCGGCTGGCGGCCGCCGTCACCCGGATTGGCGAGTACCAGTGGCCCATCGAGTTGACGCCCACCACCAAGCAGTTCCTGGACGGTGTTACCGAACTGACCGGCGTCGAGTTCGACCCGGACAACCCCGACATCCTGCTCAAGGAACTCGGAACCGTTGCGCGTTTTGTCGGCGCGACGCTGCAGAACACCTCGAACCCCACACTGCTGCGGTCCGGCTACAAGCACAACGTCATCCCCGAGTCCGCTGAGGCCTTCATTGATTGCCGGACACTGCCGGGCCAGCAGGAAAAGGTTTTCGACATCATCAGGGAGCTCGCCGGCGACGGGATCGAGATCAGCTACGACAACAAGGACATCTCCCTTGAGGTTCCGTTCGCGGGCAACCTGGTGGATTCGATGATCGATGCCCTCCACTCCGAAGATCCCGGAGCGAAGGTCCTGCCCTACACCCTCTCGGGCGGGACGGATAACAAGTCGCTCAGCAAGATCGGGATCACGGGGTACGGCTTTGCGCCCCTGATGCTCCCCGACGAGCTGGACTTCACGGGCATGTTCCATGGGGTGGATGAACGCGTTCCCGCGGACTCCCTCAAGTTCGGTGCACGGGTCCTCAACCGTCTCCTCACCAACTACTAG
- a CDS encoding DegT/DnrJ/EryC1/StrS family aminotransferase — protein MTTSGVEAAVARIDVMKPWLGEEEARAVAEVIASGWVAQGPKVREFEEAFAGEQHVACAVAVSSCTSALHLALAVAGVGPGQDVVVPSFSFIATANAPTYVGARPVFADVDRVTGCVTAGTVAAALTPDTRAVIAVDQGGVPVDLDPIRALCDPLGITVIEDAACAIGSRYRGRPLGAGAELAAWSFHPRKILTTGEGGMLSTPNEELAGRARRLREHAMSVSAAERHASLLAPAEEYLEIGYNYRMTDLQAAVGLVQLGRLHAAVARRRHLAANYADAFADVEGLRLVGDPGYGTGNYQSCWLEVGEAFPLGRDGLMARLAGDGISARRGIMAAHRQPAYSARDTGSATLEATEWLTDHTLILPLYHQLTLGDQLRVIDSILRAAGRGR, from the coding sequence ATGACCACTTCCGGTGTTGAGGCGGCGGTGGCACGCATCGATGTGATGAAACCGTGGCTCGGCGAAGAAGAAGCCCGGGCCGTCGCGGAAGTCATCGCCTCCGGATGGGTGGCACAAGGCCCCAAGGTGCGGGAGTTCGAAGAAGCGTTCGCCGGGGAACAGCATGTTGCGTGCGCGGTTGCGGTCTCAAGCTGCACTTCGGCGCTGCATCTTGCGCTCGCCGTAGCCGGGGTGGGACCGGGCCAGGACGTGGTGGTTCCCTCTTTCTCCTTCATCGCCACGGCCAACGCGCCGACGTACGTGGGCGCGCGTCCGGTGTTCGCCGACGTCGACCGCGTGACCGGTTGCGTGACGGCCGGGACAGTCGCCGCCGCCCTGACCCCGGACACCCGGGCGGTCATCGCCGTGGACCAAGGCGGCGTTCCCGTGGACCTGGACCCCATCCGGGCGTTGTGCGACCCGCTGGGTATCACGGTGATCGAGGACGCGGCCTGCGCCATCGGCTCCCGGTACCGCGGGAGGCCGCTGGGGGCCGGAGCGGAGCTGGCTGCGTGGTCGTTCCATCCGCGCAAGATCCTGACCACGGGGGAAGGTGGCATGCTCTCCACCCCGAACGAAGAACTCGCCGGGCGGGCGCGGCGGCTGCGCGAACATGCCATGAGCGTCTCCGCGGCTGAACGGCACGCGAGCCTCCTCGCACCAGCGGAGGAGTACCTCGAGATCGGTTACAACTACCGCATGACCGACCTCCAGGCCGCCGTCGGGCTGGTCCAGCTGGGGCGCCTGCACGCTGCGGTAGCCCGCCGTCGTCATCTTGCGGCGAACTACGCCGATGCGTTTGCCGACGTGGAGGGACTGAGGCTGGTGGGCGACCCCGGTTACGGCACCGGTAACTACCAGTCATGCTGGCTGGAGGTCGGCGAAGCCTTCCCGCTGGGCCGCGATGGCCTGATGGCGCGCCTGGCAGGTGACGGGATCTCTGCCCGCCGCGGCATCATGGCGGCCCACCGGCAGCCCGCCTACTCCGCCCGGGACACCGGCAGCGCCACCTTGGAGGCCACGGAATGGCTGACCGACCACACGCTGATCCTCCCGCTCTACCACCAGCTGACCCTGGGCGACCAGTTGCGGGTTATCGATTCAATCCTCAGGGCAGCGGGGCGGGGACGATGA
- a CDS encoding DUF5703 family protein translates to MKEQFRGVSVERQRDYARQYEYLVLTIGPEDSLPEARRRLAEHSEYGKWELERSRLYMGGSRRFWLRRKVYSVQRTV, encoded by the coding sequence ATGAAGGAACAATTTAGGGGCGTCTCCGTAGAGCGCCAACGTGACTATGCACGTCAGTACGAATACCTCGTACTGACGATAGGTCCTGAGGATTCCTTGCCCGAGGCCCGCCGCCGGCTCGCGGAACACTCTGAGTACGGCAAGTGGGAATTGGAACGCAGCCGCCTCTACATGGGCGGAAGCAGGCGCTTCTGGCTGCGCCGCAAGGTTTACTCCGTTCAACGGACGGTGTAG